The following coding sequences are from one Primulina eburnea isolate SZY01 chromosome 15, ASM2296580v1, whole genome shotgun sequence window:
- the LOC140815649 gene encoding uncharacterized protein, with protein sequence MASASGISPAVFDISDPLYILPSDTPGINLISEQLVGGDNYGIWSRAMIIALRAKNKLAFIDGSCSRPELSSNTLLQWERCNAIVLTWIMNSVSKEIFSAIVYSTDAMVVWADLKERFDKINGSRIFSLHREIGKLTQGQNTISTYYSSLRRLWDEYSSLVVLPSCSCESAKKYLEHDQQHKLLQFLMGLNESYMHIRSQILMMNPLPSVGQAFALISQEESNRGILSTSLYPW encoded by the coding sequence ATGGCTTCTGCTTCCGGAATTTCCCCAGCCGTGTTTGATATCTCCGATCCGCTGTATATTCTTCCATCCGACACACCAGGTATCAATTTAATTTCTGAGCAATTGGTTGGCGGTGACAATTATGGAATTTGGAGTCGCGCAATGATTATAGCATTGCGAGCTAAGAACAAGTTAGCATTCATTGATGGCAGCTGTAGTAGACCTGAATTGAGCTCGAATACACTGCTGCAATGGGAAAGGTGTAATGCTATCGTTCTGACTTGGATTATGAATAGCGTTTCGAAGGAAATTTTCAGTGCAATTGTCTATTCTACAGATGCTATGGTAGTATGGGCGGATCTAAAGGAACGCTTTGACAAAATCAATGGCTCTAGAATTTTTTCTTTGCATCGAGAGATTGGGAAATTAACGCAAGGGCAAAACACTATATCTACTTATTATTCAAGCTTGCGCCGACTCTGGGATGAGTACTCCTCACTCGTGGTTCTGCCTTCATGCTCTTGTGAGTCAGCCAAGAAATACTTAGAACATGATCAACAGCATAAGCTTCTCCAATTTCTCATGGGGCTAAATGAGAGTTATATGCACATCAGGAGTCAAATACTGATGATGAATCCTTTACCATCGGTTGGGCAAGCATTTGCCCTCATCTCACAAGAAGAGTCTAATAGAGGAATTCTCAGTACAAGCCTCTATCCTTGGTGA